In Bacillus thuringiensis, the DNA window TAAACTGGATCGCTTCTTTATTTCAAACGGAAGAGAAAATTAAAAAAGTAGAGGTTTGTTTTTTAGCGGCTGCTGAGCCGAAATTTGAGGAGAAGTTAAAGGAAGTTGTTGAACGAAAAGAAAAGAACATCGTTGTGCTGCCTTACTTGTTATTTACAGGTTTACTTATGAAACATATTGAAAAAGAAGTGTGCCAATATGAGGTGGATGAGATAAAAATAAGTCCGTATTTAGGAAAGAATGAAGCGTTTCAATATATGTTAATTCAGAAAACGAAGAAATTATTGAAGGGAGATCAATATGTATCCACTTACAGTGCGAGTTGAGAAGAAACGTGTTGTTGTCATTGGTGGAGGAAAAGTCGCTGGATTCAAAATTATTCCTTTACTAAAACAAGGTGCGGATATAGTTGTGGTAAGTCCTGAATTGGATGCGAATTTAGTGAAACTTGTGGAAGAAAAGAAAATTCGTTGGTATCAAAGGGAGTATGAAAAAAGTGATATTAAAGCTGCTTTTTTAGTTGTTGCAGCGAGTGGTGATGCTGTATTAAATGAACAAGTTGCTGAAGATAGCACAGAAAATCAATTAGTAAATGTTATTACGAACCCGGAAAGTGGAAATGTTCATTTTCCGGCGGCGATTCATCGTGGTTTGCTTAATATAGCAGTTTCTACTGGGGGGGCGAGCCCGAAGCTTGCAAAAAAAATTCGTGATGATATCGCAAATAAATATGATGAGGCGTATGAAGCGTATCTTGATTTTTTATACGAAGTTAGAATGAAAGTGAAAGAATTACAAATAGAGAAAAGGCAGAGAAATATATTGTTGCAAGAAGTATTAAAGTCGATATACGTTCAAAGTGAACAAAAAAGAGAACTGTTTTTACAAGAATTAGAGAGAAAAATTCATGTCGGCTAGTGAATGAATTGTACTTTACAAATATAAAAATATAATTTATAATCACAAGTAACTTCAATAGATGAAATCGATGAGCAAGAAGAGTATGTATATTTGATACGTTCAGAGAGCTGGGGTAAGGTGTGAGCCCGGTACGATAAAATATACGGAATGGGCTTGCGAGAGGTATGTTGAACATTGTAGTAGGCAACCCGGGTTCCGCCGTTAAAAGGATAGAGTATCGGAATTATTCCTGTACTTGAACAAGTGGGATTTATCAATCCAATTGAGGTGGTACCACGGTATTTATATTACATATATCGTCCTCTACATGCATATTTGCGTGTAGGGGACTTTTTTATTTTCTAAAGGAGGTGTGCGAGTATGAAATGAAAGTGTATAATTAGTAAAAGTTTAAATATTCAGAAAAGGAGAATTTATGATGAAAGAAACACAGCAATGGACGTCGAAAATAGGCTTTGTACTCGCAGCAGCCGGAGCCGCAGTAGGTCTTGGTGCAATATGGAAATTTCCGTATGTTGCAGGTAATGGTGGAGGAGGCGCATTCTTCCTTGTATTTTTACTATTAACTGTATTTATAGGTATGCCGCTTCTTTTAGCTGAATTTGTTATTGGACGTAGTACGCAAAAAGAGGCAGTTACAGCGTATAAAGTATTAGTGCCAAATAGCAAGTTGTATCCTTGGATTGGCCGCATGGGAGTTGTGACTTGTTTTAGTGTACTCTCGTTCTATAGTGTTGTAGGTGGATGGATCTTACTATACTTATACTATAGTGTTACAGGAAGTTTCTGGAATGGTGTTGCTGATTATGGACAATTGTTTGGTGAAACGATTTCAAATCCAGTAAGTGCGATTGGAGCGCAATTTCTCTTTATGCTTTGCACGATTTTTGTCGTAAGTAAAGGAGTAGAAAAAGGGATAGAGAAGGCAAGTAAGTACATGATGCCGCTATTATTTATTTTATTTATTGCGATCATTGTTCGTGCGTTAACACTTGATGGTGCTATGGCTGGGGTAGAATTCTTCTTAAAACCAGATTTTTCAAAACTGACAGCAGATACGATTTTATATGCGATGGGACAATCTTTCTTCTCACTAACAGTAGGTGCCTCAGTAATGGTCACGTATAGCTCGTATTTAAAGAAAGAAGAACATTTAGCTAAATCAGCAACATCTATTGTAAGCTTAACGATTTTTGTTACTGTACTGGCAGGATTAGCAATTTTCCCAGCGATTTTCGCATTAGGCGTTAAGCCGACTGAAGGGCCAGGACTACTGTTTATCGTCCTTCCAGCAGTATTTGCGAAAATACCATTGGGACAATTTTTCTTCATTATGTTTTTAGTTTTATTCTTTTTTGCGACTTTAACATCTGCGATTTCCATGCTTGAAATTGTAGTAGCATCTGTCGCGAAAGGCAATGAAAAAAAGCGTCCGTCAGCATCATTATTAATTGGTATTCTTATTTTTGCAGTTGGAATTCCATCAGCCTTATCGTTTGGCATTATGAGTGATGTGAAAATATTCGGGAAAACATTCTTTGACTTAGTCGACTTCTCGGTAAGTAACGTATTGTTGCCGCTAGGAGTACTGGCTATTTCATTGTTTGTACCAAATAAAATGAGTAAAGAGTTATTAATGAAAGAATTAGAAGTTACGGAAACGAAAGGGAAAACATTATTTAATATTTGGTTCTTCTTGCTTCGTTATGTTATTCCGGTAACTGTAATTATTGTATTTTTAAATGCGATAGGCGTATTTAAAATGTTTGCATAATAAAAAGACGGAGATTTCTCCGTCTTTTTATTATGTTGTAGGTGTATTTAATAAACGATTATATGCTTTATAGGCTGTGATGACTGCGAGAAATGAGCCGATTAAAAATAACGCGGAGCCGCCAAATGTAAATAGCCGGCCAATGTAAGTTTCTCTAGCTTCTTCTATTTCTTGTAGTAATTGTGTATTCATAGTCGATCACCCCGTAAACTATAGGCATTTAGTTATAGTCTATGTGGGAAGCCTATATTGTGTGAAGTGTAAATAAAAAACTCGGTATGCACCGAGTTTTTTATAATCCGATATAAGGAGATGGATCAACTGCGTTTGTCTTGCCGACATTCCATTCTCCAAGGTGAAGTTCAAAGTGTAAATGTTGTCCGTATGATTGACCAGTATTACCCATAAATCCAAGTTGAGTGCCTTGTTTTACAGTTTGTCCATTTGATACAGAACGGCTACTCATATGAGCATATACTGTCGTATATGTTTTTCCGTTTATACGGTGGGATAAGTACACAACGTTTCCGTAACTAGATGATAGTTCCGAGCGAATAACAACACCATCTGCAGCAGCGATAATTGGAACAGTTCCCGAAGCTGCGATATCGATTCCTTTATGATTATCTATAGAGCGCACGCCAAACCCAGAAGTTTTTGATCCAGCTGCTGGCTTAATAAAGCCGCCAATATTTGTATCGTGTGGTGTTGGGGCTGCTTGAACAGCTTGAGTTGTTTGGGCAGATGTAGCAGCTTGTTTCCGAGCTTCTTCAGCTTTGCGGGCTTCTTCAGCTTTACGAGCCTCTTCGGCACGTTTTTCTTCTTCAATTGCTTTTTGAACAGCTTGACGCTGATTTTCTAAAATACCTTTAGATTCTTCTAATCCTTCAATCTCTGAATCTACTTTTGCTACTTTCGTATGTAGATCGCTAATAAAGGTTTGCTGTTGCTGCTGATTTGTTTGCAACTCTTGTTGTTTTTGAACTAATTTCTGTTCAGCTTCTTTTAGTTGTTGCTCTTTTTTCTCGACAGCCTCTTTTTCTTTCGTCACAGCATTTTGGTCAGTTGTTTGTTTTTTCACAATATCAGTATCGTTGTTTAAAATTAAACTGACAGAATACATATTATCAACAAGATCAGCAATGTTTGTAGAATTTGTTAATACCTCTGTAATGATATTTGTACGAGGTTTTTCTTGCATAGATTGTAAACGTTGCTTAATAACTTCCTGACGTGTATCTATGTTTGTTTGTAATTGCTCTATATGTTTCTTTTTCTCAGTAATAACTTGTTGTGTTTTACTAATTTCTTTTTTTGTATCGTTTAATTCAGCTTCGTTTTTATTAATAGAAGTAGTTAAATCGTCGATTTTCTTTTGTAATTCTTGAATTTCCTTTTCTATTTGTTCTTTCTCGGCTGATTTATTTTGTAAGTCATTTTGTTTTCCTTCTAATTCAGATTGAATATTAGATAATTTATCTTGATTCGTTTCAGCGTATGCAGGTGAAAGTAACGGAGAAACAAAAATCGTTCCTGCTGCTAAAACACTGAACGCTGCAAATTTCTTTTTCATGGTTGTCTGGCTCCTTTCCCTATGAATGTTATATATCATAAGAAGAAGGGTGTCTATCATTGTAACCATAATGTAAAGAAAATTTTATAATTTTGCTAAGTTTTGTCGGAATTTATCATTTTTTAGCCTTAATTGTTATGTGTTTGCATTTTTTATGCGTGCCACAAAAATTTGGTTTTGATTAAATTTGTAAAATAAAGGTAAATGGAAGGCTGTTTTATATAATGAAAGGTTATTTAGGAAACCAATAAAACACTGGTGAGGAATCGTTCTCATGTGAGGTTTTCTGACATGGGTTTTGTTTTTGTCAAGAAAATTATTTGCATTCGGGCAAACTTATTTTGTTGTCAGATTTTAAATTTTGATTTATGATTTTTAACAGGGACAAAATGTAGTGAATTGTCGAATAATATGTAATACTCTTAATTTCAAGTTTTATAGAGATAGAATGAGATATAGAGTGACACATCGAAGAGGGGGTTACAACAAGTATGAAAAGAATAGGACTTGCATGGCAAATTTTAATAGGACTTGCCCTAGGTATCGCGGTTGGGGCAATTTTTTATGGCGATAGCACAGTTGTAGGGTACCTAAAACCAATTGGTGATATTTTTATCCGATTAATTAAAATGATCGTTGTGCCGATTGTTGTAGCAAGTATTGTTGTTGGGGTTGCTGGTGTTGGCGATGTTAAGAAGTTAGGCCGACTAGGCGGAAAAACAATTATTTACTTTGAAATTATTACAACACTTGCAATTGTTGTTGGTCTGTTAATAGCGAATATTTTCCAACCGGGAAAAGGCGTGAATATGGATCAATTAACAAAGACTGATATTTCTAAATATGCAGAAACAACATCTCAAGTACAAAGTCATTCGTTTGCAGATACATTTGTGAATATCGTTCCAACGAATATTATGAAATCATTGGTTGAGGGCGATATGCTTGCGATTATCTTCTTCTCTGTACTATTTGGTTTAGGAGTTGCGGCGATTGGTGAAAGAGGGAGACCGGTTCTTCAATTTTTCCAAGGTGTAGCAGATGCGATGTTTTACGTGACTAACCAAGTTATGAAATTTGCACCATTTGGTGTATTCGCATTAATTGGTGTAACAGTTTCGACGTTTGGCTTATCTTCATTAATTCCATTAGGGAAACTAGTCATAGTTGTATATGGTGCGATGATTTTCTTCGTTGTAGTCGTACTAGGACTTACAGCGAAACTATTTGGAATTAACATTTTCCAATTCTTTAAGATTTTAAAAGACGAGCTGATCTTAGCATACTCTACAGCGAGTTCAGAAACAGTTTTACCGAAAATTATGGAGAAGATGGAAAAATTCGGTTGCCCAAAAGCAATTACATCTTTCGTTATTCCGACAGGTTATTCATTTAACTTAGATGGATCAACTTTATATCAAGCAATTGCAGCAATTTTCTTAGCGCAAATGTACGGTATTGAATTATCCATTACACAACAAATTACATTATTACTTGTATTAATGGTTACATCAAAAGGTATTGCGGGTGTACCGGGCGTATCATTCGTTGTATTATTAGCAACACTTGGTACAGTAGGTATTCCAGCTGAAGGTTTAGCCTTCATCGCTGGTATTGACCGTATTTTAGATATGGCTCGTACAGCAGTTAACGTTGTAGGTAACTCTTTAGCAGCTGTAGTTATGTCTAAGTGGGAAGGTCAGTATGACGCTGAAAAAGGACAAGCTTATTTAGAGGAAATTTCCAATAAACAAGCAGCTTAAATTATAATTTGAACAAGCTCTCACATAATATGTGGGGGCTTTTCTATATAGAAGGGGAGCGGACGTAATGAAACGTAAATATGGTGACGGTTCTTCGTGGAAGCGACTAATAGAGAAAGATTATACGGTTAAGCAAATAGAAGAGGGAATGCTAGGAATACTGGAAATAAAAAAGGTTAGGGAACCTAGTTATAAAGAATATGATGGGAAAGAACTTTGTATTGCAGGGAATCAGTATACGTGGATTCAATATTTCATAAACGGGAAAAACTTTGCGATTACAGCCATGTTAGATGATCAGAAAAAATTAGTGCAATATTACATCGATGTGACGAAAGAATATAAAATAGACGACCGTGGTTTACCGTATTTTGATGATTTATATTTAGATGTAGTGTTATTACCGAACGGTAAGATGTATGTACTCGATGAAGATGAGCTAGAGGATGCTTATAAAAGTGCCGATGTTACAAAAGAAGAGTATGATTTAGCTTGGTGCACTACGAAATGGATAATAGCCGCAATAAACAATAGTGAATTTTATTGGATTTCAATATTGGAAGAAGAAATCAAAAAGTTAAAATGAGTATTGTATTCAAATTTTTGCATAATTACCAAAAAAATCTATACAAAAAATAATTGACTTTTGTTTTGTAAGCGAGTAAAGTTAGGGAAGAAATTATTATTAAAAAATAAATATGAAACCTTCTTATAAAGAGAGGCGGAGGGACTGGCCCTACGATGCCTCGGCAGCGGACTCGATTTCAGAGTGCTGTGCCAAATCCAGCAAGCATGTGCTTGAAAGATGAGAAGAGCGTTTCTTATAGATGTATAAGACCTCTTCTTGTTGGAAGAGGTCTTTTGTTGTTCAGTAGAAAAGGTTTAAAACTAGGGAGAGATGATACTTTGAAAGAAACGAGAGGAAATGGTTTAGCTTTATTACCGCTTGGAATATTTTTGGCACTATTTATTGGTTCTGGAATTATTACAGGTGATTTCTATAAATTGCCGATACTTATAGCGATTTCAATTGCTGTAGGAGTCGCTTTAGCAATGAATCGTAAAGAAAGCTTTAATGTAAAAGTGGAACGATTTGCTAAAGGTGCAGGGAATCCAGATATTATGATTATGGTTTTAATTTTTGTACTGGCAGGAGCGTTCTCTGAAACAGCAAAAGGGATGGGCGGCGTTGATTCTACAGTTAACTTAGCGTTATCAATTTTACCGCAAGGATTTATCGTAGCTGGAATTTTTGTTATAGGGGCATTTATTTCATTAGCGATGGGAACTTCAATGGGAACAATTGCTGCATTAGCACCAATTGCTGTAGGTATTAGTGGGCAAACTGATATCTCAATTGCACTTACGATGGCGACAGTTGTTGGCGGAGCGATGTTTGGTGATAATTTATCATTTATTTCAGATACAACAATCGCAGCTGTACGCTCGCAAGGAACAGAAATGAAAGATAAGTTTAAAACGAACTTTTTAATTGTATTACCGGCAGCTATTATTACAATTGTACTATTAGTAATCATTACTTTAGGAAGCGACACGCAGATTAAAGCGCATAGCTTTGACTGGATAAAGATTTTACCGTATGCAGGAGTACTTATTACAGCGCTACTGGGTTGGAATGTACTTATTGTGTTAACTGGTGGAACTGTACTATCCGGCGTTATCGGTCTTTTAGATGGTAGCTACACGTTAGAGAGTTTCTTTAAAAGTGTAACGACTGGAATGGGCGGTATGATGGAGTTAGTATTACTTGCTATTTTAATTGGTGGTATGGTCGAACTGATTCAATATAATGGTGGTATTCAATATTTAATGAATATTTTAACTCGTAACATTCGTTCAAAAAAAGGAGCGGAGTTCGGTATTGCTGGATTAGTGAGTATGACGAATATGTGTACAGCGAATAATACGATTTCTATTATCTTTACAGGTCCGCTTGCGAAAAACATTGCAGACCAATATGAAATTGATCCTCGTAAATCAGCGAGTGTATTAGATCTTTTCTCGTGTTGTGTGCAAGGATTAATTCCGTATGGTGCGCAAATGTTAACTGCAGCAGGATTTGCAGCGTTATCTCCGATTGAATTGTTACCATATGCGTTTTATCCGATTTTAGTTGGAGTATGCGGAATCATTTCTATATTAATTGGTTTCCCGAGGTTTTCTAAAGTAGCGGGAAAGAAAGAGTATCATAAAACAGCATAAGTAAAATGAAGTTTATGAAATAGTAACGAAAGCCGTACAGAGAATGTTCTCTGTACGGCTTTTTATGTGCGATAAAAGAGTGAATCATCCTATCCTACCGTATGTTTTTACAAAAGGCTGAATGCAACTCGGTCTTAAGTCTGAGTCGAAAACGGTTCTTAAGCTCGTTATGGAAAAATGAAAAAATAGTTAAGATAAGAGTATCAAATCGAAGGGAGGCAAGCACAAGATGAAACAATTTCTAGCGTTTATCGCGGCCGGTATTTTGGCTTTAATTGCTCTTGGTAGCCTTGCTGGTATTGTAGGATTCGCAATCGGAGCAGGAGTTGTGTACTGGAGCTATAAATCATTTGTGCGAGCACAATCATTTTTTGGAAAGTTAGCTTGGGGTATTGTTGGTTTAATCGGTTTATCCATTGCACTTTCGCACTCCCCAGCATTAATCGGTATCGCAGCATTAGTAGTTTTATACTACGGATACCGTGAGTGGAAAAAAGAAAAAAATGTAGTTGTTGATTCTGCATCAGAAAGTTCTAAACCATATAGCAACTTTGAAGATGAGTGGAACAAGTTAATGAAAAACTAATAAAAAACTAATAAAAATCAAATTTATAAAGTAGAAGAGAGGAAGATTATAATGAAACAAACTTTATTCGGACGTGTACGCGATGCAATTTTAGCAGATTTTCATAATGTGTTAGATGAGAAAGAAAGAAAAAATCCAATAGCGATGTTAAATCAATATTTACGCGATAGTGAGCGTGAAATAACAAAAATTGAGAAGTTAATTGAGCGCCATAAAACATTAAAATCAAATTTTGCTCGTGAGCTTGAGCAAGCACGTTATTTCGTTAATAAAAGATCAAAGCAAGCTATCATTGCTCAAGAAGCAGGCGAATTACAACTACATGAGCGTGCGTTAGAAGAAGTAGCGTATTATGAAGGGCAAGTAACTCGATTAGAAGAAATGTATGCAGGTGTTGTAGAGCAAATTGATGAGTTGGAGCGTCGTCTTTCTGAGATGAAAAATAAATTAAAAGAAATGCACGCGAAACGTATGGAATTAATGGCACGTGAAAATATGGCACATGCAAATCGTCGTATGAATACTGCTATGCATAAAATGGATGAGAATAATCCGTTCTTACGCTTTGAAGAAATTGAAGATCATATCCGCGACTTAGAAACTCGTATGAATGAGGAGCATGAACGTGACACATTTGATATGAAGATTGCAAAGCTTGAACGTGAAATGAAAGAAAAGAATGATGTATCGTTAACGAAAGAGTTAACAAAATAATAGTAGTATATTATAAAACAGGCTTATGATATAGTGATAGGAGAAAAGGTGTTGGAAAGCAATGCCTTTTCTTCTATGTATATGTAACAAGAAGGGGGGAGCTGAAATGAAGAAACAATTTTCAAAAACACAATTAATGGGGATGCTCCTCATCATATTTGGATTCGGTCTTTTTCTTGATATGATACTTGGACATTTTGAACCAGGTGGTCTCATTTTTGCATTTATTATGCTTATGTTCGGAAGGCATTATCGTAAAAAGAATCGTTACGTACGGGGAAATGTATTTTTATTTGTTGGTGGTATCGTATTTTTATTCTTCTTATTTTCATCAGCAGCATTTGTTCTTGTCGTATTTGCTTGTTTAGCTTTAATTGGTTATCAACTGATTCAACAAGGACATCAGCAAAAAGCAATGAAGGTTGAAATTAAAGAAAAAGGGATTATAGACGAAGAGAAGCAAATATATCGTACAGAACCATATTTAAAAAATATGTTTGTAGGGAATATACGAATGATGGATCATATTTATGAACTTGAGGATATTAATGTTCAATATGGTGCTTGTGATGTGGAAATAGATTTAACAACTGCTATGATCCCAGAAGGGGAGACAGTAATTGTTATTCGAGGTGTCGTTGGTAATATTCGTTTATATGTGCCATATGATATTGAACTGTCTTTAAATCATTCTGTTATTGTCGGACGTGTGCTCTTGCCAGGTCATGAAGAGACAGGGTTTAATCGCAATGTTACATTTAAAACAGAGCAGTATAAAGAGGCTCCTCGTCGTATTAAAATTATTTCTTCGCTTGTCGTAGGCGATACGGAAGTGAGGAAAGTATAATGAAAAAACAAAAAAATATTTCGTGGATGTATATTCGTTATTCTATGTTGTCCTCTGTTAGTATCGCACTTATTTGTACAATTGTATATGTATGGAAAAGCGAGCAACAAGTGTATGATTTATTATGGAAGGAATCCATCGCTTCTGTTCCAATTGGCTTGTTTATTATGACTACAAGTTTACTTATCGGGGGAATTGTAGGATATGCAATCGGTTACTATATAGAGCAGCGTATACAAGGATTAAATACTTTTCTATTTGAAGTAGAGCGAGGGAATTTTCCGAGCGATGTTTCATTTACTGCAGATGATGAGTTTCATGAAGTGGAACGAAAAGTAATCGTTCTGGCTCGTCGATTAGAGGAGCAAGCTGGACTCTTTCAAAAAGTAACGAATGAACGAGCTCATTGGAATGAAGAGATGAGACAAGAAGCGATTTCCCAGGAAAGGCATCGATTGGCGAGGGAGCTGCATGATTCTGTAAGTCAGCAGCTTTTTGCAATGTCGATGATGATGTCGGCTATTAATGAACAAGTAGCTGAAATTCCAGAAACGACGAAAAAGCAGTTGCAGCTCGTTGAAAATATGGTTGTAAATGCACAATCAGAAATGAGAGCATTGCTTCTTCATTTACGCCCAGTGCAGTTAGAAGGTAAGAAACTAACAGAGGGTATAGAAGAATTATTAACAGAACTGTCTAGAAAGCAACATATGAAAATTGAATGGTTAATTGAACCAATTCAATTAAAAAAAGGTGTAGAAGATCACTTATTCCGTATTGTACAAGAGGCGCTGTCTAATACTTTACGGCATGCGAAGGCAAAGAAAACGGAAGTACGTCTACGCAAAATTGAGCAATATGCAATATTGAAAATTATAGATGATGGTGTCGGTTTTAAAGTAGGGGTT includes these proteins:
- a CDS encoding sensor histidine kinase, with product MKKQKNISWMYIRYSMLSSVSIALICTIVYVWKSEQQVYDLLWKESIASVPIGLFIMTTSLLIGGIVGYAIGYYIEQRIQGLNTFLFEVERGNFPSDVSFTADDEFHEVERKVIVLARRLEEQAGLFQKVTNERAHWNEEMRQEAISQERHRLARELHDSVSQQLFAMSMMMSAINEQVAEIPETTKKQLQLVENMVVNAQSEMRALLLHLRPVQLEGKKLTEGIEELLTELSRKQHMKIEWLIEPIQLKKGVEDHLFRIVQEALSNTLRHAKAKKTEVRLRKIEQYAILKIIDDGVGFKVGVNKAGSYGLRSMQERVHEIGGTLKVLSFPNKGTQIEVKVPIIIERGGES
- a CDS encoding murein hydrolase activator EnvC family protein, with product MKKKFAAFSVLAAGTIFVSPLLSPAYAETNQDKLSNIQSELEGKQNDLQNKSAEKEQIEKEIQELQKKIDDLTTSINKNEAELNDTKKEISKTQQVITEKKKHIEQLQTNIDTRQEVIKQRLQSMQEKPRTNIITEVLTNSTNIADLVDNMYSVSLILNNDTDIVKKQTTDQNAVTKEKEAVEKKEQQLKEAEQKLVQKQQELQTNQQQQQTFISDLHTKVAKVDSEIEGLEESKGILENQRQAVQKAIEEEKRAEEARKAEEARKAEEARKQAATSAQTTQAVQAAPTPHDTNIGGFIKPAAGSKTSGFGVRSIDNHKGIDIAASGTVPIIAAADGVVIRSELSSSYGNVVYLSHRINGKTYTTVYAHMSSRSVSNGQTVKQGTQLGFMGNTGQSYGQHLHFELHLGEWNVGKTNAVDPSPYIGL
- the gltP gene encoding glutamate/aspartate:proton symporter GltP — translated: MKRIGLAWQILIGLALGIAVGAIFYGDSTVVGYLKPIGDIFIRLIKMIVVPIVVASIVVGVAGVGDVKKLGRLGGKTIIYFEIITTLAIVVGLLIANIFQPGKGVNMDQLTKTDISKYAETTSQVQSHSFADTFVNIVPTNIMKSLVEGDMLAIIFFSVLFGLGVAAIGERGRPVLQFFQGVADAMFYVTNQVMKFAPFGVFALIGVTVSTFGLSSLIPLGKLVIVVYGAMIFFVVVVLGLTAKLFGINIFQFFKILKDELILAYSTASSETVLPKIMEKMEKFGCPKAITSFVIPTGYSFNLDGSTLYQAIAAIFLAQMYGIELSITQQITLLLVLMVTSKGIAGVPGVSFVVLLATLGTVGIPAEGLAFIAGIDRILDMARTAVNVVGNSLAAVVMSKWEGQYDAEKGQAYLEEISNKQAA
- the liaF gene encoding cell wall-active antibiotics response protein LiaF — translated: MKKQFSKTQLMGMLLIIFGFGLFLDMILGHFEPGGLIFAFIMLMFGRHYRKKNRYVRGNVFLFVGGIVFLFFLFSSAAFVLVVFACLALIGYQLIQQGHQQKAMKVEIKEKGIIDEEKQIYRTEPYLKNMFVGNIRMMDHIYELEDINVQYGACDVEIDLTTAMIPEGETVIVIRGVVGNIRLYVPYDIELSLNHSVIVGRVLLPGHEETGFNRNVTFKTEQYKEAPRRIKIISSLVVGDTEVRKV
- a CDS encoding flagellar basal body rod protein, which gives rise to MKQFLAFIAAGILALIALGSLAGIVGFAIGAGVVYWSYKSFVRAQSFFGKLAWGIVGLIGLSIALSHSPALIGIAALVVLYYGYREWKKEKNVVVDSASESSKPYSNFEDEWNKLMKN
- a CDS encoding Na+/H+ antiporter NhaC family protein, translating into MKETRGNGLALLPLGIFLALFIGSGIITGDFYKLPILIAISIAVGVALAMNRKESFNVKVERFAKGAGNPDIMIMVLIFVLAGAFSETAKGMGGVDSTVNLALSILPQGFIVAGIFVIGAFISLAMGTSMGTIAALAPIAVGISGQTDISIALTMATVVGGAMFGDNLSFISDTTIAAVRSQGTEMKDKFKTNFLIVLPAAIITIVLLVIITLGSDTQIKAHSFDWIKILPYAGVLITALLGWNVLIVLTGGTVLSGVIGLLDGSYTLESFFKSVTTGMGGMMELVLLAILIGGMVELIQYNGGIQYLMNILTRNIRSKKGAEFGIAGLVSMTNMCTANNTISIIFTGPLAKNIADQYEIDPRKSASVLDLFSCCVQGLIPYGAQMLTAAGFAALSPIELLPYAFYPILVGVCGIISILIGFPRFSKVAGKKEYHKTA
- a CDS encoding DUF402 domain-containing protein: MKRKYGDGSSWKRLIEKDYTVKQIEEGMLGILEIKKVREPSYKEYDGKELCIAGNQYTWIQYFINGKNFAITAMLDDQKKLVQYYIDVTKEYKIDDRGLPYFDDLYLDVVLLPNGKMYVLDEDELEDAYKSADVTKEEYDLAWCTTKWIIAAINNSEFYWISILEEEIKKLK
- a CDS encoding sodium-dependent transporter encodes the protein MKETQQWTSKIGFVLAAAGAAVGLGAIWKFPYVAGNGGGGAFFLVFLLLTVFIGMPLLLAEFVIGRSTQKEAVTAYKVLVPNSKLYPWIGRMGVVTCFSVLSFYSVVGGWILLYLYYSVTGSFWNGVADYGQLFGETISNPVSAIGAQFLFMLCTIFVVSKGVEKGIEKASKYMMPLLFILFIAIIVRALTLDGAMAGVEFFLKPDFSKLTADTILYAMGQSFFSLTVGASVMVTYSSYLKKEEHLAKSATSIVSLTIFVTVLAGLAIFPAIFALGVKPTEGPGLLFIVLPAVFAKIPLGQFFFIMFLVLFFFATLTSAISMLEIVVASVAKGNEKKRPSASLLIGILIFAVGIPSALSFGIMSDVKIFGKTFFDLVDFSVSNVLLPLGVLAISLFVPNKMSKELLMKELEVTETKGKTLFNIWFFLLRYVIPVTVIIVFLNAIGVFKMFA
- a CDS encoding NAD(P)-binding protein is translated as MYPLTVRVEKKRVVVIGGGKVAGFKIIPLLKQGADIVVVSPELDANLVKLVEEKKIRWYQREYEKSDIKAAFLVVAASGDAVLNEQVAEDSTENQLVNVITNPESGNVHFPAAIHRGLLNIAVSTGGASPKLAKKIRDDIANKYDEAYEAYLDFLYEVRMKVKELQIEKRQRNILLQEVLKSIYVQSEQKRELFLQELERKIHVG
- a CDS encoding PspA/IM30 family protein translates to MKQTLFGRVRDAILADFHNVLDEKERKNPIAMLNQYLRDSEREITKIEKLIERHKTLKSNFARELEQARYFVNKRSKQAIIAQEAGELQLHERALEEVAYYEGQVTRLEEMYAGVVEQIDELERRLSEMKNKLKEMHAKRMELMARENMAHANRRMNTAMHKMDENNPFLRFEEIEDHIRDLETRMNEEHERDTFDMKIAKLEREMKEKNDVSLTKELTK